A window of Fragaria vesca subsp. vesca linkage group LG7, FraVesHawaii_1.0, whole genome shotgun sequence contains these coding sequences:
- the LOC101291482 gene encoding F-box protein CPR30-like translates to MTGIDLPEDIIENIFSRLPVKTLIRFTCLSKKYHHLILKDPVFAKTQYKFASRHRLLISDPDLGSLDLDTPSFDDIRNDIRKPNFRFLPPNSGKYDIIPSSLGSCNGLMFVLVQGFFVCNPSTGFFKKLPFGGYHTYAGHYHGVGYLSTTDDYKVVGNHMVVDEEMSVTAQWVEIFSLRAKAAHHEMVVFDLAKEEFRTRHLPDFDQDGAHFRRIVVTARGSLCVLCYPEAACCDSLDFWIMREHEVDDSWSKLFNLKLADHEQQKLFDTWTEFLVMKSCTVAIGTGENRIINFVRIDHKGGKLDLCNIEGWHSEYLVRATKYEESLIWIDEAPDDPILLERERAIERREREREIEREKREREMKRKKKRRRRGHGWTVRPKKKT, encoded by the exons ATGACGGGAATAGACCTACCGGAAGATATTATAGAGAACATCTTCTCTAGGTTACCGGTCAAGACCCTCATCCGATTCACTTGCCTCTCAAAGAAGTATCATCACCTCATTTTAAAAGATCCGGTTTTCGCCAAAACCCAATATAAGTTTGCCTCACGTCACAGACTACTAATTAGTGATCCTGATCTCGGATCTCTAGACTTGGATACTCCCTCCTTTGATGACATAAGGAATGACATAAGGAAGCCAAATTTCCGTTTCCTGCCACCAAACAGTGGAAAATATGATATAATTCCCAGTTCACTGGGATCCTGCAATGGCTTGATGTTCGTACTTGTTCAGGGATTTTTTGTGTGTAACCCATCAACTGGTTTCTTTAAGAAGTTACCGTTCGGGGGTTATCATACATATGCCGGACACTATCATGGCGTTGGATACTTGTCCACCACGGACGACTATAAAGTTGTTGGAAACCATATGGTGGTAGACGAGGAGATGTCTGTTACGGCACAATGGGTTGAGATATTCTCCTTGAGAGCTAAG GCAGCACATCATGAAATGGTTGTCTTTGATTTGGCCAAAGAGGAGTTCCGGACAAGGCACCTGCCTGATTTCGACCAAGATGGGGCGCATTTTCGCCGTATTGTGGTCACTGCTAGAGGAAGCCTATGTGTGCTGTGTTATCCGGAGGCTGCTTGCTGCGATTCTCTGGATTTTTGGATCATGAGAGAACATGAAGTGGATGACTCGTGGTCTAAGCTCTTTAACTTGAAATTAGCCGATCATGAGCAGCAGAAGCTATTTGATACGTGGACAGAATTCTTGGTTATGAAAAGTTGCACAGTTGCCATAGGAACTGGCGAAAACAGGATCATCAACTTTGTGAGGATTGACCATAAAGGAGGGAAGCTTGACCTGTGCAACATAGAGGGCTGGCACAGTGAATATTTGGTTCGTGCTACCAAATATGAGGAGAGTTTAATTTGGATTGATG AAGCTCCAGACGACCCTATTCTTTTAGAGAGAGAACGAGCAATAGAGAGGAGGGAGAGAGAACGAGAAATAGAGAGGGAGAAGCGAGAACGAGAGATGAAGCGCAAGAAGAAGAGAAGGAGAAGAGGTCACGGATGGACAGTCCGCCCCAAGAAGAAGACATGA
- the LOC101291193 gene encoding agamous-like MADS-box protein AGL15-like, with amino-acid sequence MQENEVPGRRRRATLIKKAKELSILCDAEVAVIAFTSDGKLHEYSTNSVEHTLSRYQNYKSGLVRATKMESDAPEECRREAVSNEEVQKSSDEVLHALKGQHAALELDKLRREGKALDGLSREELCALEIEQHRALESVLKKKEELLVRLVHKSNKERDRHQAIQERTREIPYLQLFPENSTGFSTSSKAVSLSNCPTQDMDIDLLRLRL; translated from the coding sequence ATGCAAGAGAATGAAGTTCCCGGGAGGAGGAGACGCGCCACTTTGATCAAGAAAGCAAAAGAATTATCTATTCTATGTGATGCAGAGGTCGCAGTCATCGCTTTCACAAGTGATGGAAAGCTTCACGAGTACTCTACCAATAGTGTGGAGCACACACTTTCAAGATACCAGAACTATAAGAGCGGCCTCGTCCGCGCAACCAAGATGGAATCTGATGCGCCAGAGGAGTGCCGCCGCGAAGCTGTTTCAAACGAGGAAGTCCAAAAATCAAGTGACGAAGTTCTGCATGCACTCAAGGGACAACATGCAGCGCTGGAATTAGACAAGCTACGGAGAGAGGGAAAGGCTTTGGATGGGTTGAGTAGGGAAGAGCTGTGTGCCCTAGAGATAGAGCAACACCGGGCGTTAGAATCTGTCTTGAAAAAGAAGGAGGAACTACTTGTGCGGTTGGTGCATAAGTCTAATAAGGAGCGTGATCGACATCAAGCAATTCAGGAGAGGACGAGAGAAATACCTTATCTCCAACTGTTCCCGGAGAACAGTACGGGTTTCTCCACGAGCTCGAAAGCTGTTTCACTTTCAAATTGTCCAACACAGGATATGGACATTGATCTTTTGCGCCTTAGGCTTTAG